CGGCTGCTTCTCGGCTTCGACGAGGTGTGATCAGCGTCGCAGCACCTTGCGCGCGAGCGTGTTGCCCAGAAACTGGACGATCTGCACGACGATCACGATGACGATGACGGCCGCCCACGTGACGATCGGCTCGAACTGACGGAAGCCCCACTGGATCGCGAACGATCCGAGCCCGCCGCCGCCCAGATATCCGGCGAGCGCAGACATCTCGACGATCGCCACGAAGACGAATGTGTACCCGAGAATGAGCGGACCGAGAGCCTCGGGCAGCACGACCGACCAGATCGTGCGCAGGCGGCTGGCGCCTGAGGCTCGGGATGCTTCGAGCACACCGTGCGGAACCGTGACCAGGTTCTGCTCCACGATGCGGCTCACGCCGAAGGTCGCAGCGATCGAGATCGCCATGATCATGGCGTCGTTGCCGATTCCGGTTCCGAGGAGGGCGCGCACGAGCGGCTGAATCGCGGGGATGAAGATGATGAACGGTATCGGGCGGAAGAAGTTCACGATGACATTCAGCACAGTGAACACTGCTTTGTTCGCGTAGATCCCGCCCTGGCGCGTCACATACAGTGCGAGTCCGAGAATGAGCCCGCCGATGCCGCCGAAGACCATACTGACGGCGACGAGGTAGAGCGTGACGCCGGTCTCTTCGAAGAGCTTGGGCAGAAGTTCGATGACCTGGTCCATCAGTCTGCCTCCACCACGTCGATTGTCGATCCGATTGTCGCGAGCGCGGCATCGATGTCAGCGTCGCTCCCCCGCAGCGCGAGCGTGAGGTGGCCGAACGCCCTGCCGCGGATGTCGTTGATCCCGCCGTACACGAGCTCGAAGCCCACGTTCGACGAGGCGAGTTCGACGAAGACGTCGGCCTGTGAACGGTCGCCGTCTCGGAACGAGAACGTCACGATGCGTCCGTCGTGCCGTGCGCGCAGCGCGGCGACCTCGGCAGCATCCGGAATTCCTTTCACGACGGTCGAGACGAAACGGCGCGAAGCGGGATGCTGTGGGTCAGAGAAAACATCGAACACGTCGCCCTGCTCGATGATGCGCCCGTTCTCCATGACCGCGACTCGTGTGGCGATCGACTGGATGACGTCCATCTCGTGCGTGATCACGACGATCGTGATGCCGAGCTCTTGATTCACGCGGTCGAGAAGGCCGAGCACTTCGTGCGTCGTCTCGGGGTCGAGCGCGCTCGTCGCCTCGTCGGCGAGAAGGATGCGCGGGTTCGACGCGAGCGCGCGGGCGATGCCGACCCGCTGCTTCTGGCCCCCCGAGAGCTGATCCGGGTAGCTTCGACCCTTGTCCGACAGCCCCACGAAGTCGAGAAGCTCGGCCACGCGGCGCTTGCGCTCTGCGCGCGGGACGCCCGCGACGACGAGCGG
This DNA window, taken from Paramicrobacterium agarici, encodes the following:
- a CDS encoding methionine ABC transporter ATP-binding protein, which codes for MPIVSLTDVTKSYPASDRSGVSVNAIDNVSLDIEQGEVFGIIGYSGAGKSTLVRLINALEPVTSGTVVVDGTDITRLGERQLREMRLEIGMIFQQFNLFSSKTVAKNIAYPLVVAGVPRAERKRRVAELLDFVGLSDKGRSYPDQLSGGQKQRVGIARALASNPRILLADEATSALDPETTHEVLGLLDRVNQELGITIVVITHEMDVIQSIATRVAVMENGRIIEQGDVFDVFSDPQHPASRRFVSTVVKGIPDAAEVAALRARHDGRIVTFSFRDGDRSQADVFVELASSNVGFELVYGGINDIRGRAFGHLTLALRGSDADIDAALATIGSTIDVVEAD
- a CDS encoding ABC transporter permease subunit, whose protein sequence is MDQVIELLPKLFEETGVTLYLVAVSMVFGGIGGLILGLALYVTRQGGIYANKAVFTVLNVIVNFFRPIPFIIFIPAIQPLVRALLGTGIGNDAMIMAISIAATFGVSRIVEQNLVTVPHGVLEASRASGASRLRTIWSVVLPEALGPLILGYTFVFVAIVEMSALAGYLGGGGLGSFAIQWGFRQFEPIVTWAAVIVIVIVVQIVQFLGNTLARKVLRR